In Rutidosis leptorrhynchoides isolate AG116_Rl617_1_P2 chromosome 2, CSIRO_AGI_Rlap_v1, whole genome shotgun sequence, one genomic interval encodes:
- the LOC139892655 gene encoding PTI1-like tyrosine-protein kinase At3g15890 yields the protein MKDFRNFLCCTSGSDRKEKGKKQTWRIFSLKELHAATNNFNYDNKLGEGGFGSVYWGQLWDGSQIAVKRLKVWSNKAEMEFAVEVEILARVRHKNLLSLRGYCAEGQERLIVYDYMPNLSLLSHLHGQHSGESVLDWSRRMTIAIGSAEGIVYLHHHATPHIIHRDIKASNVLVDSDFNAQVADFGFAKLIPDGATHVTTRVKGTLGYLAPEYAMLGKASESCDVYSFGILLLELFTGKKPVEKINATTRRSITEWALPLACEGKFSEMVDPTLNGKYVEEEFKRVVIIGLICASNQPAKRPTMLEVLELLKGGLKEKFTAIENDEIFKTGRAGYYSDKVPVAYEISEEKETKQETEKAV from the exons ATGAAGGATTTTCGCAATTTCTTATGTTGCACAAGTGGATCCGATCG GAAAGAAAAAGGGAAGAAACAAACATGGAGAATATTTTCATTAAAGGAATTGCATGCTGctactaataattttaattatgataacaaGCTTGGTGAAGGTGGATTTGGCAGTGTTTATTGGGGTCAGCTATGGGATGGATCTCAA ATTGCGGTGAAAAGGCTAAAGGTTTGGAGCAATAAAGCAGAAATGGAATTTGCTGTAGAGGTTGAGATACTAGCACGGGTCCGACACAAGAACCTACTCAGTTTACGTGGCTATTGTGCCGAAGGACAAGAAAGATTAATTGTGTATGATTACATGCCTAATCTCAGTTTACTTTCTCACCTTCACGGTCAACACTCTGGGGAGAGCGTTCTTGATTGGTCACGACGAATGACTATTGCAATTGGATCTGCAGAGGGAATTGT TTATCTTCACCATCATGCAACTCCGCACATAATACACAGAGATATTAAAGCAAGCAATGTATTGGTAGACTCCGATTTCAATGCCCAAGTGGCCGATTTTGGATTTGCAAAACTAATACCTGACGGTGCAACACACGTAACGACCCGAGTCAAGGGAACACTCGGATACCTAGCCCCAGAATACGCCATGTTAGGAAAAGCATCAGAGAGTTGTGACGTTTACAGTTTCGGGATCCTTTTACTCGAGCTTTTTACTGGCAAGAAACCCGTTGAGAAGATAAACGCAACAACAAGAAGATCGATCACAGAATGGGCTCTGCCGTTGGCGTGCGAAGGAAAATTTAGTGAAATGGTGGACCCCACCCTGAATGGGAAGTATGTAGAAGAAGAATTTAAAAGGGTTGTTATTATTGGGCTCATATGTGCAAGTAATCAGCCTGCGAAACGACCTACGATGCTTGAGGTCCTTGAGTTGCTAAAGGGAGGATTGAAAGAAAAATTTACAGCTATAGAAAATGATGAGATATTTAAAACGGGCCGGGCTGGTTATTACAGTGATAAAGTACCGGTTGCATACGAGATTTCGGAAGAGAAAGAAACAAAACAAGAAACTGAGAAAGCGGTGTAG